One genomic window of Hymenobacter sp. J193 includes the following:
- a CDS encoding ABC transporter ATP-binding protein — translation MKTYLRILQFARPWADFLPLYLVYTILGIFFGIANFGMLIPLLNILFDTTGKMLAEAPQAAPHFSLSLSFITGTFNYYFRQVVETQGRLSALSFVCLLLIASVFLSNLFRYLSLRLLAKVRARVIRNLRATLYQRVMQLQLSYFTSSQKGDLMSRFTNDVQEVETSVVNSLTAVIREPLYIISFFAVLFFMSLKLTLFTLILLPISGGLIAGISKRLRNQAKQSQSTLGTMLSVIDETLSGVRVIKAFNAEPYITTKFHDQNEQYARTQRTIDNTRDLASPFSEFAGVSVVAALLYFGGTLVLGGDSDLTAANFITYIVLFSQVLVPAKALSSAFSNIQRGLVAGERVLSVIDTEPSIQDKPGALSLPPFTSAIEFRNVAFSYGDKNVLEDINLTIGKGKTVALVGPSGGGKSTLADLVPRFYDPSAGQILLDGQDLRDATLHSVRDQMGIVTQESILFNDTIFNNIRFNQTEATEEEVVRAAQIANAHGFIMATPEGYQTMIGDRGARLSGGQRQRLSIARAVLRNPPILILDEATSALDTESEKLVQEALTRLMQSRTSLVIAHRLSTVQHADEIVVLQHGRIVERGTHEELLRNENGLYKRLSLLQTSANPAH, via the coding sequence ATGAAGACTTACCTCCGCATTCTGCAGTTTGCGCGGCCCTGGGCCGATTTTCTGCCGCTGTACCTGGTGTATACCATTCTGGGTATATTTTTCGGTATTGCCAACTTCGGCATGCTGATTCCGCTGCTCAACATCCTCTTCGATACCACCGGCAAGATGCTGGCCGAAGCTCCCCAGGCGGCCCCGCACTTCAGCTTGTCGTTGTCGTTTATCACCGGCACCTTCAATTACTACTTCCGCCAGGTGGTGGAAACGCAGGGCCGGCTCAGCGCCCTGTCGTTTGTGTGCCTGCTGCTGATTGCCTCCGTGTTTCTGAGCAACCTGTTTCGCTACCTCAGTTTGCGCCTGCTGGCCAAAGTGCGGGCCCGGGTGATTCGCAACCTGCGCGCGACGCTGTATCAGCGCGTGATGCAGCTGCAGCTGAGCTACTTCACTTCTTCGCAGAAAGGCGACCTGATGTCGCGCTTCACCAACGACGTGCAGGAAGTGGAAACCTCGGTGGTAAATTCTCTGACGGCCGTTATCCGGGAGCCGCTATACATCATCAGCTTCTTTGCGGTGCTGTTCTTTATGTCTTTGAAGCTGACGCTGTTTACCCTGATTCTGCTCCCCATTTCGGGCGGGCTGATTGCCGGTATTTCCAAGCGTCTGCGCAACCAGGCCAAGCAAAGCCAAAGTACCCTGGGCACCATGCTCTCGGTGATTGACGAGACGCTCAGCGGCGTGCGGGTTATCAAAGCCTTCAACGCCGAGCCCTACATCACCACCAAGTTCCACGACCAGAACGAGCAGTACGCCCGCACCCAGCGCACCATCGACAACACCCGCGACCTGGCCTCGCCGTTCTCGGAGTTTGCCGGCGTTTCGGTGGTGGCGGCGCTGCTGTACTTTGGGGGCACGCTGGTGCTGGGCGGCGACTCGGACCTGACGGCGGCCAACTTTATCACGTACATCGTGCTGTTCTCGCAGGTGTTGGTGCCAGCCAAGGCCTTGTCGTCGGCGTTCAGCAACATTCAGCGCGGGCTCGTTGCCGGGGAGCGGGTACTCAGCGTAATTGATACCGAGCCCAGCATTCAGGACAAACCCGGGGCGCTTAGCCTGCCGCCTTTTACCAGCGCCATTGAGTTTCGGAACGTGGCCTTCAGCTACGGCGACAAAAACGTGCTCGAAGACATCAACCTCACCATCGGGAAAGGCAAAACCGTGGCGCTGGTGGGCCCCAGCGGCGGCGGCAAAAGCACCCTGGCCGACCTGGTGCCGCGCTTCTACGACCCCTCGGCCGGCCAGATTCTGCTCGACGGCCAGGATTTGCGCGATGCTACCCTGCACTCCGTGCGCGACCAGATGGGCATCGTCACCCAGGAAAGCATCCTGTTCAACGACACCATTTTCAACAACATCCGCTTCAACCAGACCGAAGCCACGGAGGAAGAAGTGGTGCGGGCCGCGCAGATTGCCAACGCCCACGGCTTTATCATGGCCACGCCCGAGGGCTACCAGACCATGATTGGTGACCGGGGCGCGCGGCTCTCGGGCGGGCAGCGCCAGCGCCTGAGCATTGCCCGCGCCGTACTGCGCAACCCGCCCATCCTCATCCTCGACGAAGCCACCTCGGCCCTCGACACTGAAAGTGAGAAACTGGTGCAGGAAGCCCTCACGCGGCTGATGCAAAGCCGCACCTCCCTAGTTATTGCCCACCGCCTGAGCACCGTGCAGCACGCCGATGAGATTGTGGTGCTGCAGCACGGGCGCATTGTAGAGCGCGGCACGCACGAGGAGCTGCTGCGCAACGAGAATGGCCTCTACAAGCGCCTGAGTTTGCTGCAAACCAGCGCCAACCCGGCTCACTAA